One genomic window of Helicobacter canis includes the following:
- a CDS encoding superinfection immunity protein translates to MFETEQLIIIDGVEILTRGVDYWSLGVFILIFVASIAVYFLPSLIAILRHHRDRFLILIINVFFGWSVLGWFMALIWSFMRR, encoded by the coding sequence ATGTTTGAAACAGAGCAGCTAATCATCATCGATGGTGTAGAGATTCTCACGCGTGGGGTTGATTATTGGTCTTTGGGAGTTTTTATCCTTATTTTTGTTGCTAGTATAGCGGTGTATTTTCTGCCAAGTCTTATCGCTATACTTCGACATCACCGAGATAGATTTCTAATCCTTATTATCAATGTGTTTTTTGGTTGGAGCGTGCTTGGCTGGTTTATGGCTCTTATTTGGAGCTTTATGCGTAGATAG
- a CDS encoding exodeoxyribonuclease III, whose translation MKLISWNVNGLRACMNKGFMEFFNAVNADVFCIQESKMHKEQAEFDFSGYYEYWNSAEKKGYSGVAIFSKQEPLSVGYDMGIAHHDKEGRIITAEFSDFYLVNVYTPNSKRELERLAYRMEWEDDFRAFLKALESKKPVIVCGDLNVAHKEIDLKNPKTNRRNAGFTDEEREKMSALLDSGFTDTYRHFYPDKERAYTWWSYMGKARANNTGWRIDYFLCSKILGSRLKSASIYPEILGSDHCPVGLEIL comes from the coding sequence TTGAAACTAATTTCTTGGAATGTTAATGGACTAAGAGCGTGTATGAATAAGGGCTTTATGGAGTTTTTTAACGCTGTAAATGCAGATGTGTTTTGTATCCAAGAATCAAAAATGCACAAAGAGCAAGCAGAATTTGACTTCAGCGGATATTATGAATACTGGAATAGCGCGGAGAAAAAGGGCTACTCTGGCGTGGCAATCTTTAGTAAGCAAGAGCCTTTAAGCGTGGGCTATGATATGGGGATCGCCCACCACGACAAAGAGGGGCGCATTATCACAGCAGAATTTAGCGATTTTTATCTTGTGAATGTCTATACTCCAAACTCTAAAAGAGAGTTAGAACGCCTAGCATACAGAATGGAGTGGGAAGATGACTTTCGCGCATTTTTAAAAGCCTTAGAATCTAAAAAGCCCGTAATTGTCTGCGGAGATCTCAATGTCGCACATAAAGAGATTGATTTAAAAAACCCTAAAACAAACCGCAGAAACGCTGGCTTCACTGATGAAGAAAGAGAGAAAATGAGTGCGCTGCTAGATTCTGGCTTCACAGATACTTATCGCCACTTTTACCCTGACAAAGAGAGAGCTTACACTTGGTGGAGCTATATGGGAAAGGCTAGGGCAAACAACACGGGGTGGCGTATTGATTACTTTCTCTGCTCTAAAATTTTGGGTTCTAGGTTAAAGAGTGCTAGCATTTACCCTGAGATTTTAGGAAGTGATCATTGTCCTGTGGGGTTGGAGATTTTATAG